A single genomic interval of Pyrus communis chromosome 7, drPyrComm1.1, whole genome shotgun sequence harbors:
- the LOC137740662 gene encoding uncharacterized protein — MYQRYQDAMTLVQKYGRPDIFLTMTCNPTWEEISDELLPGQTPQDRPDLLTRVFHAKFEELKNDVIKKGVLGKVLAYVYVIEFQKRGLPHVHMLLMLEENDKLNSPDDYDQVVRAEIPNPNEEPELYGAVLRHMIHGPCGIHNSRSPCMKRGSCKRNYPKPFTLTTIQGNDSYPVYRRRDNHDPIPLDHNARIMVDNRWVIPYNSWLLLRYDCHINVEICCSIKSVKYLYKYVYKGPDRVAFEVHHEPIQDEIKQFADARWVCAPKALWRIFKFVTNRLYPSVERLQIHLPEGQTIHFYPHQRVADILADDTNSMTMLTEFFTKNTTCPEARQYLYREFPERFKWSQRDKLWSERMNNHKVIGRIYAISPNEGEKFYLRILLNHVRGPTSFENLRTANDVVQPTFKKAVEQRGLLEDDDSIRQCLCEATNIRMPSALRRLFVTILVYCEPHGVRRLWDEFHSFMVEDYSVSSTTNNTSILNKLLQDLNGLLVQHSKSVSDYDLPQIT; from the coding sequence ATGTATCAGAGGTATCAAGATGCAATGACTTTGGTTCAAAAATATGGAAGACCAGATATTTTCCTAACAATGACATGTAATCCAACTTGGGAAGAAATAAGTGATGAGCTACTACCTGGCCAAACACCACAAGATCGACCAGATTTGCTTACAAgggtttttcatgcaaaatttgaAGAGTTGAAGAATGATGTTATAAAAAAAGGTGTTTTAGGCAAAGTtcttgcatatgtatatgtcatTGAGTTTCAAAAGCGCGGTCTCCCCCATGTTCACATGCTTCTCATGTTAGAAGAAAATGATAAGCTTAATAGTCCAGATGATTATGATCAGGTGGTACGGGCTGAAATACCAAATCCAAATGAAGAGCCTGAATTGTATGGTGCCGTCTTAAGGCATATGATACATGGTCCATGTGGAATACACAATTCACGGTCACCCTGTATGAAACGTGGTAGCTGTAAACGAAATTATCCTAAGCCATTTACACTAACTACAATTCAAGGAAATGATTCTTATCCAGTCTATCGTAGAAGAGACAATCATGATCCAATCCCATTAGATCATAATGCACGTATAATGGTGGATAATCGGTGGGTCATTCCGTATAACTCATGGCTACTCCTCAGATATGATTGTCATATTAATGTTGAGATTTGTTGCAGCATTAAGAGTGTTAAGTATCTGTACAAATATGTTTACAAAGGTCCCGACCGAGTAGCTTTTGAAGTCCATCATGAACCTATTCAAGATGAAATAAAGCAGTTTGCTGATGCAAGATGGGTTTGTGCACCTAAAGCTTTATGGAGAATATTCAAATTTGTAACTAATCGACTTTATCCATCGGTGGAACGATTACAAATTCATCTTCCTGAAGGACAAACTATTCATTTTTACCCTCACCAAAGAGTAGCAGATATTTTGGCAGATGACACTAACTCGATGACTATGCTGACAGAGTTTTTTACCAAGAATACCACTTGCCCGGAAGCACGACAATACTTATACCGGGAATTCCCTGAACGGTTCAAATGGAGTCAAAGAGATAAACTCTGGAGTGAGAGGATGAATAACCATAAAGTTATTGGCCGGATATATGCAATCTCGCCGAATGAGGGTGAAAAATTCTACTTACGCATCCTTCTTAATCATGTTAGAGGACCAACATCATTTGAGAATTTAAGAACAGCAAATGACGTTGTACAACCAACATTTAAGAAGGCAGTGGAACAACGAGGTTTGCTAGAAGATGATGATAGCATCAGACAGTGTCTCTGTGAAGCCACTAACATTCGCATGCCGTCAGCTTTGCGAAGGTTGTTTGTTACCATCTTAGTTTATTGTGAGCCACATGGAGTAAGAAGATTATGGGATGAATTTCATTCATTTATGGTGGAAGATTATTCTGTTTCAAGTACCACAAATAATACTTCTATCTTGAACAAGCTTTTGCAAGACTTGAACGGACTATTAGTGCAACATAGTAAGTCTGTATCTGATTACGATTTACCACAAATAACATAA